In a single window of the Candidatus Eisenbacteria bacterium genome:
- a CDS encoding nucleoside phosphorylase, translating into MGEQLITRVKEGEVAPYVFLCGEPERVSKIAGMLGGGEKIRVVREYTLYRAALEGTEVLVASTGVGGPSTAVLLEELANTGAHTFLRVGTSGGIGPTIRKGDFVVSTGAIREDGTTASYVWPTFPAIAHHEAVLALIAGAEKTGARYHVGLTFSVDGFYAENKILREEGLASMSHGGFQLPSRTGRLRDAEAMGALHIEMENGTLFTLGGVFGLRTGSICTVSDVVPWYPTGEIINFEENIAGCIQAGIEGMRRLIAWDREKGEAAHWFPQK; encoded by the coding sequence ATGGGAGAGCAGCTCATCACGAGAGTCAAGGAGGGGGAGGTCGCCCCCTATGTCTTTCTCTGCGGCGAACCGGAGCGGGTTTCCAAGATCGCCGGCATGCTCGGCGGAGGAGAGAAGATCCGGGTCGTCCGCGAATACACGCTTTACCGCGCCGCGCTGGAAGGAACGGAAGTGCTCGTCGCCTCGACCGGCGTCGGCGGACCCTCCACGGCGGTGCTTCTGGAGGAGCTGGCCAACACGGGCGCCCATACCTTCCTGCGTGTCGGCACAAGCGGAGGCATCGGTCCCACGATACGCAAGGGGGACTTCGTCGTCTCCACCGGCGCCATTCGCGAGGACGGCACCACCGCCTCCTACGTCTGGCCCACCTTCCCGGCGATCGCGCACCATGAGGCGGTGCTCGCCCTGATCGCCGGCGCCGAAAAGACGGGCGCCCGGTATCACGTGGGGCTCACGTTCTCGGTGGACGGTTTTTACGCGGAGAACAAGATCCTGCGGGAGGAAGGTCTCGCGTCGATGTCCCACGGCGGCTTCCAACTCCCCTCGCGCACCGGCCGGCTGCGGGACGCGGAGGCGATGGGAGCACTTCACATCGAAATGGAAAACGGAACGCTCTTCACGCTCGGCGGTGTTTTCGGCCTCCGGACCGGCTCGATCTGCACCGTCTCGGACGTCGTTCCTTGGTATCCCACCGGGGAGATCATCAACTTCGAGGAGAACATCGCCGGCTGCATCCAAGCCGGAATCGAGGGGATGCGGCGATTGATCGCATGGGATCGAGAGAAGGGGGAGGCCGCGCACTGGTTCCCGCAAAAGTAG